GGCTGGAATGGTTTCATGGCATTCGGAGTGGTATATTATTTAATCCCTGTGATGTGGAGAACCGAACTTTGGTCTAAAAAATTAGCCAACTGGCATTTCTGGCTGGGAACTTTAGGAATTATGTTCTATGCCGTACCGATGTATATTTCAGGATTCACCCAAGGACTAATGTGGAAACAATTCAACCCGGACGGAACTTTATTATGGAAAAACTGGCTGGATACTGTAACCGCAATCATTCCATACTTTAAAATGAGATTTTTAGGAGGTATATTTTATCTTCTGGGTGCTATTTTAATGGTGGTGAATGTCTTTAAAACGATCAGACAAGGTTCATTCCAAAAAGATGTTCCTGCAGAAGCTCCGGCATTGGCAAACATCGGAACAGCAAGAAAAGAAGGCGAAGGCGTTCATCTTTGGCTGGAAAGAACTCCGAAATTATTAGCCATATTAGCATTCATTACTATTGCTATCGGAGGTATTGTGGAAATTATTCCGACCTTAACTTTAAAACAAAGTGTTCCGACCATTACCGCAGTAAAACCTTATTCACCTTTAGAATTGGAAGGAAGAGATTTATACATCAGAGAAGGCTGCAACTCTTGCCATTCGCAGATGATCCGACCGTTTCGTGATGAAATTGTAAGATTTGAAGGTAAAAATGGGCAATATTCTAAAGCTGGAGAATTCATTTACGACAGACCATTTTTATGGGGATCTAAAAGAACCGGACCCGATTTGCACAGAGAAGGCGGAAGAAACCCAGATTCATGGCACTTTAAACACATGTATAATCCAAGAATTACTTCTGCAGGATCTATTATGCCCCGTTTCCCTTGGTTGATTACCAATAAACTGGACAGAACACAAATGGTGAATAAAATGAAACTGATGAAAAACTACTTTGACGTTCCGTATTCCAAAGCAGAAATTGATTCCGCCAATGCATGGGCAGACAATCAGTCGAAAGCCATTGTAAAAAGAATCTATGCTGAAGCTACAGATGTAAAAGATCAGGTAGAAAAAGACAGAGCAGCAAAAGGAGCATCTTACGTTCCTCTGGAGCAAAGAGAAATTGTAGCAATGATCGCCTATCTGCAAAGGCTGGGAACAGATATTAAAACCACTCAGATTCAGACTGCAAGCGCTGATTAATTAAAATTGAATACAATGAAAACGAGAACCCCAATATCAGTCTACATCGCTGTAACGATAGGTTTAACCATTCTTGCCTTCGAAATGTTTGCACAGGATACCGCCTATTTTTCATCGCCCTTTTTCTGGGGACTGATTCTGATAACGATTATTCTTTTATTCATCATGAACTCCATCGGAGATCTGGTTGAAAATGAAAGTTTCAAAAAATTATCAGACGAAGAAAAAGCGAAATTTTTAGAAGAAAAAAATACGCCTTATTATCTGAAGCTTTGGAATTCTGCTTTCAAAAAACAGTCGGCGACAGAAGAAAAAGACATTCTGATCGATCATGGATTTGATGGAATTACAGAGCTTGACAATTCGCTTCCGAAATGGTGGATTGGTTTATTTTATTTCGGATGTATTTTCTGCGTGGTCTATCTTACGGCATTTGCCTTCACAGATTATGCCCATCCCGAAGCAGAATTAACGGTAGAAACAAAGAAAATGCTCGCTTCAATTGAAGATTATGAAAAAACAGCTCCACAAATCAATCTGGAATCTGCAAAATACAGTGCCGATAATATTGCGGAAGGTCAGGAACTGTTTAAAACCAATTGCGTAACCTGCCACGGAGACGGCGGCAAAGGAGGAATTGGACCAAACCTTACAGATACACATTGGATTAACATCAAAGAAAAAAGCCTTTTCAAAAATGTATTCTGGATGCTGGAAAACGGTTCGCCAAACAATCCAACTATGCGACCTTTCATTAAAGAAGGAACCATTACAGGAAGAGATGCCGAAAAAATTGCCGCTTATGTTTACCATATCAACCAGGAAACTGCTCCCATTACCCAAACTCAGGGTGGCGCGGCTCCACAGGGCGAAAAAGTAACGTGGGAAAACGGAAATAATTAAAAAATAAAAAAATTTATTACCTCATATATAAACCATGTAAAGTCCCCTTTTATCACTAACATTTTGAATTTTCATTTTTGCTAAACCTTTTCATACAACAGAAAATCAACACAAAAGGGGGCTTTTTTCAAAAACTACAAATCCGCGCCTTGGTTGTTTATATCAACTAATTCACTTGACTACTAACTAAACTAAATTCCATAATAGGCAGCCGAGGCAGGATTTTTGTATAAGAAAAGGGTACCATAACAATTATAATTAACATATTTTTCTCAAATGATTTATTATCTTTGTTTTAAACCCTCCCACATTTGAAACGAAAATTTAATACACGAAAATTCCTTAAGCGAACAGCAATCACCATTATTTCCATACTGGTTTTTCTCACCCTGCTCATCTTCAGTTTGAGGCTTCCGGTGGTTCAGAATTTCATCAAAGACAGGCTTGTCGTCTATCTCGAAAAGAAAATAAAAACAAAAGTAAGCTTAGAAAGGGTTTACATTGGGTTTCCAAACAGTCTTGTTATGGAAAATTTGTATTTAAAGGGACAGGATGTTGATACGCTTTTGGCAGTAAAAAAACTGGATGTTGGCTTGAATATGCTTAAACTTCTCAATTCCACAGCAGATATTACTTCGGTAGATCTTGAGGGAACGAGAGCCAATGTGGTAAGAAAACCAGACGGAAAATTCAATTTCGATTATATCATCAATGCTTTTGCTACAAGTGATAAAGAGGAAAGCCCGTCGAAACCATTCATTATTTCTTTAGATAAAATTAATTTAAAAGATATTGGCGTTACTTTCAACGATCAACAGTCTAAAAATGATATTAAACTTTACTTTAAATCTTTCGATACGAGGGTAAAAACATTCGATCTTACCAATAACAAATATGCTGTAAATGATATTAATCTTGACGGATTAAAGCTAAAACTGAAACAGGATATTGTAAAAGAAGTTTCTAAAAAAGTAGAGAAAAAGGTAGATTCTCTTAATAATCAAAAGCCGATGCAGATTGGTTTAAGAGGAGTAAAACTAACCAATTTCGACATCGATTACGGTGATGATAATACCAAAACTTTTGCTAAAGTTTTATTTAAAGAACTAAGCACGAAAGTCAATAAGCTGGATCTGGAAAATAACGCTTACAATATTGGGAATGTAGTACTTTCCGGGGCAGATGTTAATGCGAATCTTTACCTTCCGGCTCAGGATGCCAATCCGAAAGATAAAAAAGAGCCTGAAGTTTCAAAAGCTTCAGACAAAGAAAAAGCCATGCAGGTTCTTTTAGGAAAACTGGTTTTGAACGATGTAAAAGTAGTGTATAACAACACTGCAATTGCCCCAACAAAGCAAGGGATGGATTTCAACCATATGAATTTTTCTAAAATGAATGTTGAGGTTCGCAGTTTCAAAATGGAGAACAATACGTTTGCAGGAACGGTAAATTCTGCGGAAATTCAGGAAGCGCGAGGGCTTGATATTCAGAAATTCAACACCGATTTTGTGTATGCAGAAAAAGAGGCTTATTTGAAAGATCTTTACCTGCAAACGCCAAAAACATTGATTCGTGATGAGGTGATTTTAAATTATGAATCGATCGATCAATTAACATCCAATTTAGGTGCTGTAAAAATTTCAGCCAATATTAAGGATTCCAAAATAGGTTTCGCTGATATTTTGAATTTGGTTCCTACTTTGAAAAGTACCGTTCCATTTAATAAATATCCGAATGCTATTTTAAATGTAAACGCTAATGTAAAAGGAAGCGTAAATGATCTTTTGATTAATAATCTGAAAGTTTCAGGTTTGGATCAATTACGGGTTGCCGCTTCAGGACGCATCAAAAATGCGATGAATCCTGAGAATTTGTATTATGATCTGAGAATTGCAGAATTTTCATCATCGGCAAAAACGATCTTCAATTTAGTTCCGAAAAATACGATTCCGTCGAATATTTCTTTACCGTCTAATTTCAGCATCAAAGGAACTGCAAAAGGGACTACGAAAGTGGTTGATACAAATTTGAACCTCTACTCTACTCTCGGAAATGCCTCATTGATTGCTCAGGTCGACATGCGCAGAAAAAATCATGAATTGTATGATGTAAAAGCCAATCTTCAGGCAATACAAGTCGGGAAAATTATTCAGAATAAAGATATCGGATCTATTTCGGCTCAGATTTATGCGAAAGGTGAAAGTTTTGATTTCAAAAATGCTAAAGCAGATCTTAAAGGTCACGTGGCATCGGCGGTTTACAAAGGTTACCGTTATCAAAACATGAATCTTACAGGAAAAATAAACCGTGGCGCTTATAATATTTTGCTAGATTCTGAAGATCCGAACGCTAATGTAAAATTAACCGCTTCGGGCGTGTATGACGAAAAAAATCCTACCATTAAAGTAAATGGAGAAGTTATAAAACTTGATGTAAACAAATTAGGTTTTTATGAAAAACCAATGATTATCGCAGGTAAAATTGATGGTGATTTTACCAGCATCGATCCTGATCATTTAAACGGTTATTTAAATTTAAAAGATTTTGCTTTTTCAGATACCAAAGAAGTTTATCCGGTTCAGGAATTAAATTTAAAGGCATCTTCTACCAACGATTCAACGAAAATTGTTTTCAATTCTCAGGTTGCAGATGTAGAACTGGAAGGAAAATATAAATTAACTCAGATCTTTGGAGCATTATCGAATACGATCAATCAATATTATCAGTTTCAAAAGCCCGGAAAAACAGAGAAAATTACGGCAGGACAGTTTTTTACCTTTAATGCTAAAATTAAAAATGATGACATCATCAGAAAGTTTGTTCCGGATCTGAAAAGTTTTGAAACCATAAATATCACCGGAAACTACGACGCTGATTCACAAAAAATTGAAGTTGACGGACAAATTCCGCAATTGCTGTATGGTGAAAATACAATTGAAAATGCTTCATTAAAAATCACCAATGAAAATCAGGCTTTACAATATGCACTGAATGTTGCTGCACTGAAAAGTTCAAGTCTGGCATTAAATAAAGTAGGTATTAATGGAGATGTCGCAGATAATACCATCAATTATAATGTAACGACAAAAGATGAAAAAGATGTAACGCAGTTCCTGATCGCAGGTAATGCTAAATCGATGAACGATATTACAGAAATTTCATTGAACCCGAATGGTTTAAAATTAAATTATACAGATTGGACAGTAGGTGAAGGCAATAAAATTCAGATCAGCAGCAAAGGAATTTTAGCCGATAATTTCAGACTTTCGAATGGCGGAAGTGAAATTGCTTTGCAATCTGAAACTCAGACTCCAAATTCTCCTTTAAATGTTTCGTTGAAAGATTTTAAAATCGAAACGATTACCGAACTGATTAAAAAAGATACCGTCCTGGCAAGAGGAACCATTAACGGAACGGCTCAGCTGAGGGATTTAACCAAAAATATGACCTTTACGTCAGATTTAAAAATAGCAGATTTAATTGTTTATGGAAATCCTGTAGGAAATGTTGAAGCAAAAGTGAATAATGCCTCTGCTAATATCATCAACGCGGATGTTACGCTTTCCGGAAACGATAATGATGTGAAACTTCTGGGAGATTACAATACCTCTTCCAGCACATTTGATCTGAATATGGCGATCAACAAACTTCAGATGAAGAGTGTGCAAGGCTTCTCTATGAACGCCATTACCAATACGGAAGGTTATATTTCGGGAAATCTGAAAATTACGGGAAGTGCCGACAAGCCGAATATTTTAGGTAAGGTAAAATTCAATGAGGTAGGAATGGAAATTGCCAAAACAGGAAGTGATTTCAGAAAACTGAATGATGAGATCGATTTTACCAGCCGCGGAATTGAGTTTGATAATTTTAAAATTAACGATAAAGACGGAAATTCTCTGAAAATTAACGGTCAGGTTTTAACACAGACGTATAGAGATTTTGCGTTCAATCTTGATTTAAATGCTAAAGATTTTAAAGTAGTGAACTCGGAAAAATCTAATGATGCGATGATGTACGGCATTCTGGCAATTGATGCGGCTTTGCGTATCCGCGGAAATTTAGATTTACCAAAAGTAGATGGCAGACTGGCGGTTGCAGACAATACAGATTTCAGTTTTGTATTGCCACAATCCAGTCCTTCTTTAGAGGAGAGAGACGGAATTGTAGAGTTTATCGATCAGGATCAGGTGGTTTTAAATAAGACGGTAAAAGCAGATTCATTAAATGCTCAAAGCCGCATCAAAGGAATGGACGTGAGTGTCAATATTGAAGTGAGCAAGGAAGCAAAAATGTCGATTATTATTGATAAAGCCAATGG
The sequence above is a segment of the Chryseobacterium sp. MYb264 genome. Coding sequences within it:
- a CDS encoding translocation/assembly module TamB domain-containing protein, producing MKRKFNTRKFLKRTAITIISILVFLTLLIFSLRLPVVQNFIKDRLVVYLEKKIKTKVSLERVYIGFPNSLVMENLYLKGQDVDTLLAVKKLDVGLNMLKLLNSTADITSVDLEGTRANVVRKPDGKFNFDYIINAFATSDKEESPSKPFIISLDKINLKDIGVTFNDQQSKNDIKLYFKSFDTRVKTFDLTNNKYAVNDINLDGLKLKLKQDIVKEVSKKVEKKVDSLNNQKPMQIGLRGVKLTNFDIDYGDDNTKTFAKVLFKELSTKVNKLDLENNAYNIGNVVLSGADVNANLYLPAQDANPKDKKEPEVSKASDKEKAMQVLLGKLVLNDVKVVYNNTAIAPTKQGMDFNHMNFSKMNVEVRSFKMENNTFAGTVNSAEIQEARGLDIQKFNTDFVYAEKEAYLKDLYLQTPKTLIRDEVILNYESIDQLTSNLGAVKISANIKDSKIGFADILNLVPTLKSTVPFNKYPNAILNVNANVKGSVNDLLINNLKVSGLDQLRVAASGRIKNAMNPENLYYDLRIAEFSSSAKTIFNLVPKNTIPSNISLPSNFSIKGTAKGTTKVVDTNLNLYSTLGNASLIAQVDMRRKNHELYDVKANLQAIQVGKIIQNKDIGSISAQIYAKGESFDFKNAKADLKGHVASAVYKGYRYQNMNLTGKINRGAYNILLDSEDPNANVKLTASGVYDEKNPTIKVNGEVIKLDVNKLGFYEKPMIIAGKIDGDFTSIDPDHLNGYLNLKDFAFSDTKEVYPVQELNLKASSTNDSTKIVFNSQVADVELEGKYKLTQIFGALSNTINQYYQFQKPGKTEKITAGQFFTFNAKIKNDDIIRKFVPDLKSFETINITGNYDADSQKIEVDGQIPQLLYGENTIENASLKITNENQALQYALNVAALKSSSLALNKVGINGDVADNTINYNVTTKDEKDVTQFLIAGNAKSMNDITEISLNPNGLKLNYTDWTVGEGNKIQISSKGILADNFRLSNGGSEIALQSETQTPNSPLNVSLKDFKIETITELIKKDTVLARGTINGTAQLRDLTKNMTFTSDLKIADLIVYGNPVGNVEAKVNNASANIINADVTLSGNDNDVKLLGDYNTSSSTFDLNMAINKLQMKSVQGFSMNAITNTEGYISGNLKITGSADKPNILGKVKFNEVGMEIAKTGSDFRKLNDEIDFTSRGIEFDNFKINDKDGNSLKINGQVLTQTYRDFAFNLDLNAKDFKVVNSEKSNDAMMYGILAIDAALRIRGNLDLPKVDGRLAVADNTDFSFVLPQSSPSLEERDGIVEFIDQDQVVLNKTVKADSLNAQSRIKGMDVSVNIEVSKEAKMSIIIDKANGDFVKLQGEAELTGGVDPSGKTTLVGVYEVEKGSYEMSVSLLKRKFDIQKGSTITWTGEPTTATLDITAVYTTETAPLDLVEQQVTDQTTINQFKQRIPFNTLLMMKGELLKPVITFDITTDKKNNSVSSAVTDLVDQKLSQLRTQESEMNKQVFALLLLGRFIGENPFESSAGMSGEMMARQSVSKLLSQQLNNLASGLIKGVDLNFGLDSSEDYSTGQKNTRTDLNVDISKKLLNDRLKVTVGSNFGLEGEARQNENMTNIAGDVTVDYSLSKDGRYMLRAYRKNEYQVALQGQIVETGLGFIITLDYDKFREIFQKARNRKQRETKENKKNQVVEFK
- a CDS encoding cbb3-type cytochrome c oxidase N-terminal domain-containing protein, with protein sequence MKTRTPISVYIAVTIGLTILAFEMFAQDTAYFSSPFFWGLILITIILLFIMNSIGDLVENESFKKLSDEEKAKFLEEKNTPYYLKLWNSAFKKQSATEEKDILIDHGFDGITELDNSLPKWWIGLFYFGCIFCVVYLTAFAFTDYAHPEAELTVETKKMLASIEDYEKTAPQINLESAKYSADNIAEGQELFKTNCVTCHGDGGKGGIGPNLTDTHWINIKEKSLFKNVFWMLENGSPNNPTMRPFIKEGTITGRDAEKIAAYVYHINQETAPITQTQGGAAPQGEKVTWENGNN
- the ccoN gene encoding cytochrome-c oxidase, cbb3-type subunit I — protein: METQQFNYDNNIVRAFLYATIAFGLVGFLLGLTAALMLFYPELPEFLFGTDDTTIKSLASGNIQGLINTQGALGFGRIRMLHTSAVIFAFVCNSFFCGAYYSMQRLLKTRMYSDTLSWIHFWTWQIMIISVVITFLMGINTSKEYAEHEWPIDILITVSWVIFGINMFGTIAKRRVRHLYVAIWFYIGTWLAVAMLHIFNNLEVPLSFTSWKSYSVYAGAKDALVQWWYGHNAVAFVLTTPVLGLMYYFLPKAANRPVFSYKLSIIHFWSLIFVYLWAGPHHLQYTALPAWAQAVGTGFSIMLIAPSWGGMLNGLLTLRGAWDKVRENPILKFFVVAVTCYGMATFEGPLLATKSLNKIGHYTDWVIGHVHLGALGWNGFMAFGVVYYLIPVMWRTELWSKKLANWHFWLGTLGIMFYAVPMYISGFTQGLMWKQFNPDGTLLWKNWLDTVTAIIPYFKMRFLGGIFYLLGAILMVVNVFKTIRQGSFQKDVPAEAPALANIGTARKEGEGVHLWLERTPKLLAILAFITIAIGGIVEIIPTLTLKQSVPTITAVKPYSPLELEGRDLYIREGCNSCHSQMIRPFRDEIVRFEGKNGQYSKAGEFIYDRPFLWGSKRTGPDLHREGGRNPDSWHFKHMYNPRITSAGSIMPRFPWLITNKLDRTQMVNKMKLMKNYFDVPYSKAEIDSANAWADNQSKAIVKRIYAEATDVKDQVEKDRAAKGASYVPLEQREIVAMIAYLQRLGTDIKTTQIQTASAD